The Haliaeetus albicilla chromosome 9, bHalAlb1.1, whole genome shotgun sequence genomic sequence CCTCTTACACTTCAGCTATTGACTTGAGTTCACTTAACTTTAGGTCTCAAGCCCAGCTTCTAATAAGAAAATAACTTAAAAGGGACAAGGACTGTTCTTTTGAACTACAAACAAAAAGACTCCTGAACTATTTTTAACAAAGGGAATGTTCTTTCATTGCCACtagaaaaacataataaatcTGTCTTACTGGACAGTTACTCACAAGAAATAGTTTTGTAGCTTATCCCTCAAGAACATTTGAGAACTACTTCCAAAACTGGCTTCATTGTAAGGAAAAGAGGAACAGTTTGGGAATTCTTTTAATATTAGAAAGCCACTTAGTTATTAAGTTGCCAATcagaaaatcactttttttttttaattatattttctgttgtgagttcattaatgaaaaaatacatatgaaaTGTCAATGTAAGATTAATGAGGTACTCGTATCTATCCAATATCAAagtgtgggaaaaaaaaggagaaaaccctACCCTGCTTCTTCACTCTTCAGACTAGTGTTCAGCTAATGCTAGATATGTTTCCTCCTAAATGGATAAGTATTTAAATAGATAAACCttacaaatggattttttttgccagaCTTGATAGTGTTTCATGCTAGGctcattaaacaaaacaaaaaaggaaacccCACACACCCCTCAAACCAACACAAAACTTACAGTTCCAATTTTTGGTCATTTAAGTATAGCCACTTGCAAAAGCCTCTTTAAACAGACATTCTGCTACCTTTTATTGGAAAGGGTGAAGGTGGGGACAAAAATGATTGAGTTAAATATGGCATTATCTGTATCAAAGTCAAAGTTTCTCTTCAGCCCTTGCAAACAAACTGAAACTGAGAACGTTATTTCTAATGGAATAATTTGCAGAGTTATAACTGCAGAAATCACTGCTATTTAGTGTGCAACACTACTGATGTTATTCTTTTATAACAGCATTTGAAATGGCAACAAAAGATGCATCTTTAATTTGTATTCTTTTAAGACACTAATATACAACAGACATTATCTCTCTGGGTAGTTTTAGCACAGAATGCTCAGCAACTTCCCAAGAAATGCCACTGTTTTCTAGTGGATTAAAAGTCAGCCAAGAAGCCCTGATATTAATACAAGCCCTGCAACAGTCACAGTGCAAAACAGGTTAAGGCTTCTCAGCTTGAatttctcagctgaaaaatgagaataatgCACTCAAAGTACAGATGTACTGAGAAAGggtgaaagttttaaaaattatttgaagatATAAAACATAATGTAGACATGCAAagtcacaggaaaaatatttttagaaatagaCTGTCCAGATCATTTGTGATGTTAGATCTTTGCTCTCTTTTCATTAGGATAATCCAGTCCAAGGTCTTTATGGGAACAGGAGGCAAGGAAGCCCTCCAGAAGTGGattaaaaaggcttttttccccctgaataATACAAAGATAAAATACATCCATGTTTTCATTCTATAAAAGCTGAACTTGCAAGGCAGTTCAGtcctcattattttttttgttacatgGCATGCTGGTTTCAAGTTTTCTAAATCTTCTCATGATAAGTTCATTTTTTAGTACCTCTATTTAGCCAAGTAGttgaaatattgaaaaatttatttcatttattttttatcattgattcttttttcttccttttacatATCCATCTGAAAACATTTAGAGTAACCAGTATTTATCAGGTAGCTCAACAAGTAGCCATACAATAAACATTGTTTTTGTAAAAAAGCTAGTTATATTGATACCAAATGGGTTGCACTGCAATTAAAAGTGTTTTGAGGCAAACAAGTACCTTCTCTTCAGCTCACTTTCTGCTTATCTATCACAGGAGTATATCCTACCCTCTATTCTGaatagtgaaaaggaaattatgaAACCAGTAAATTAGGACCATGTTTGCCTTTTAAGCAAAGGGAATTAAACTGGAGTTTAGCTGTACAGAACTAAGTATTCCCTCCAACTTGTACATAATGCACCTGTATTAATTTATGCGGTTGTTTAGTTACAAGTGTTGCAAGCTGATTGTAAGTAAGTCATCAGTATGTGCCTTGTACTGTAAACTGTTATtgtaataaatttaaaattcataagCCATCTTTAGACGTCTCTTGTGCCTCTCTCTTACAGGAAGAACAAAGATAAAACTCAATtccaagaaaaagcagaatatcTAGTCCAGTTTACTACACCAACAAGGCCTCTTTGACAAAAAGCAGAGGACTTCCTTCAGTGTTTGAACCTTGGCCCACTGCTAAATACTCTTTCATTCTACTCCAACAGAAGAACCAATACACATTACATTTGTTTAGACAGAACAGCAAAAACAAACTGATCCACATTTGGAGTTAAGTGCTTAGTTGCTTGATTAGTTTACATATAAAACTCATTCCATTTCAAATCTTTGTACACTGGCAGGCTTGGCATTTAATTTTACTCACATTTTGTCTCATTACTAAATCTGTCGAACAAAATATTAGAGAAACACCAatctcaaaatcttttttttaatattagttCACCTTACTGTAGCATAAAAGTGATAAATTTACTACAAAACAAAGCGAAAGAAACCATTATGAAAAGCATTGAAAATGTATTCTAAAAACTACAACCACTATCAGATAGCCTACTTACCAAGTTATAGTTCAGAGATAACTTTATTCTTGATTATGGACCTTTGAACAGACAGACTGACAAATCTAAAATATTACCTCCAGTAGAACAAGCAGGTATGACTGTAGTACATGAAAAGAGACTTATATACCTTATTTCACACAAAAAAGATGCAGTATAATAACACAAGCATTAAAAAAGACGCATGCATTAGATCCAGTATGTATCTTACAGTTTATTTAAGTGTTTCTGTACATCAGGTCCCCAAAACCAAAGCCCACacataaatacaaaattcaTATATCAATATGCATTTAGCTTACAAAACGCCATACTACGTATAGATTATTATTCAggctgtttttcttgcttttttccccatttttacaGGTCTGTCTGCTTCTCATTTTTGAGAGCATCACTGGGCAACAATGACTCCCACTAAGGTCTGAGAATACCTTTGTTTCAGCAGAGCTCACTGTTTCAGCTGGTGAAAGGAGTAGGGGCTGCCAGGGGAAAGTATTCTCACCTTATGTTGTTTAAAACTTCTAGGTCTGTCCCAGAATCTTCAAGTACCAAGGACAGGGTACTGAAGGCCAGAGTCAGCCAAATTTAGTATTTCAACTGTATAAACAGACTAAGTGTGTGTATGAAGGGATCCATTAATCCATTTCAAAAGTTGTTCTTCTATTATGGCACACACAATTTCTTAAATGAAAGCCAGTAATAAATAGCTAGGATACACTTTTGCTTCTGTACAAGAGTCTGTGCAGCAGTGGCTTTTCCTCTTGGTTGAGAGACCAAGTGTTTTTGTCCACCACAGGGATATTAATCTTCTTCCTTCTCAATGTAAGATTTAGTACTGACACGTGCCATTTGCCTTGCCAAATAGCGGTCCCTTGCTGACATGACTGTCTCTTCATTGCTCCGTTTGGCAAATTTGCTCATGCTCTCAGGTGGTTTCTGggcttgttttttctcctctttctccccttcctctccaGCTTTACGTTTCTGCTCAGACAAAATTCCAGAGATGGATCTTCCCTTCTCATCcgcctctctttcttttccctttctctcttttcccagatCAGTCTCTCCATGTTTTTCTGAAGATGTAGGAGtactttccctcctctctctgtatttcttttcatcacTGCCacatttctctctcctctccctcacatgatcttccttttctctgcatttctctcctctctccttctctctgtcATTATATCTATCTTTAccatttcttattctttctttccctcGTTCCTTTTCTgaacccttctcttctctgtccTTTGCCTTCCTCCATTCTCTGCCACgtccctccctctctcttctttccttccccctttgtTTATCGTCTTGCTCTTCCCTCCTTCTGTAGTTATCTTTATTAGTGTGATCCCCGTATCTATGTcgctcttccttttccctttggtGATCCTTTTCATGGGTCTTACTTCTCTCATAATCTTTTTCCCTGTACTGTTCATCATTTCCCCTTCTGCTTGGTCTGCTCTCTCCCCTCTTTGTAAGATGGGCTTTTGTGTGCAGCTCTTCCTCCACACTGGATGAGCTTGGTGACCTGGAACACCTCTGGCTCTCGTGACGTTTAGCCTCCTCTTCACTGCTCACAGagctctctctccttttcttctttttcaaatttaCTTTACTATTTTTATGTCTCTTATCATCATCACTACTATCAGTTCCTAAGTCAGTATCAGCATCTGGATTACTTTCTTTCTTAGTAGAGGGCTTCAGTTGTTGTCTTTCATATGGGCATTTGTTCCTTTGGTTGGATTCATCATAACAACtgtcagatttttcttcctttatcctacattttttatgttaaaaaagaaaaaaacaacattacACAGCTTGAAATCTCAGACTTTTCTACAAACTGGCTTCTGGTCAGTACTTAAGCAAAAGATGCTCCTGAGAAGTCTAAGAAAGCAAATCTATCTGTGGCTCAGGTTCCAGGAATCCAGCGCAAAGGATTTCTATTAAGTATCTGTATCTGCTTCATTCGTGAATGCGAGCTGTTGAATTTATGTAAAAGAATGACTATGGTTAAGTATCTGTAGCCTCCACCGAAGGAAAAAGACATAGATTTGTATTCCTGTGTAAGCTTTTTGGCAAGCcacacattttttcctgtatgtttATTTCTCTATTCACATCAAATAATTAtccagagaagcagcaggttGTATGTTTTGTTGAGAGAGGTAGGACCATAGCTTCCATTAGTAgtagtagatttttttaatctggtatTTCTGAGGATCTCATTCTTGTGGCTAGATAGGAATTAGTATCTTTTAACAAGTCATAGATTCTTAAATACAAAAAGCCGACCCATGGAGGACAAATTTGGGCAGTAGACAGAAAGGCTATGCTTTGTCATTCTTTTCTGACTGATAGGGAAATATGTGTTTACTCACACAAGGCACatgtctcttctttttaatcatACAGCTACAGTAACAGTCAGTGGTAAATTCTTATGAATCAGCACACCATCTAGTTAGATTGAATGTTTGATGAATACTTCAAAGCATTGTTAGTCTATGAACAATGACTAAAAATTATGTTGAAAAGTTTGATAATTTGTTTAGCAATCCAATTAATTAAAATGACAAGTCAAAGGTGGATCACTTTAGGGACAAGTGATACAAATTCTGAGATCTGAAAATTGAgccattttctctctgtatccTAGTGTACCACTGTAAGAAaagagtaaaattaaaaaaatacacctgAGCTTATTTGAAAGCCTTGCTGGGAGCACCATCTACAGTActacttcttttccccaaattaattttatatacaATTCACAAAGGGAACATTTCCCTAATTTGCAAGATTAAGAAACCATCATTTCAAATGATCTCTACACAGTACAGAACTACATCATCCAGAAGACGCTCTGAAAGAAGGAACTATTAAAGCAAATGGACAACCAAGTGGGCTGACCACTACTGCTACtgtttttataaagaaatgCAACTGAGTTCACTTAGATTTcatcaataaaaagaaaaaccataaaatgcaaaattcattTAACTACTTCAGTAGCAATCTCTGAGCACTACTGAAACCAAGCAGGTATTTCTCTTTGGTGAAAGCCTGAGAGTATTTCTCTTTGGTGAAAGCCTGAGACAGGATGTTTTTCCAAACACATAGGTATACTAATACTTTAAGTCTCAAATGACAAAACTGTGGTCTCaaatttcccattttctgcttaaattcaggaagctgttctgcttttcttcgAGTCAGTAATTCTTACTTCCTACTTCTTTTACACTACTTTCCCCTATTTATTTCCAACAAGGTGGCACACCCTTATACTAAAGACATAATCGAGAATTCCCTTATTTCAGATAGCTGAGTAACTTCACTGTGATCACATTCTTCATTTAAGCTAAGAATTTACTTTCTAATAATCCAACCTCAGATCTAGAAGATCTCTTGAtgaaagctgcattttctttgtgatAGCAAGCATTTAACTAGTGACATCCAGGTTTAAGGCCTATCTCAAGTGAGGTTTGACCTGAATGATCCGTTGTTGCATATAAGAAACATATCCCCTTCACCGTATTTATCCACAGGGCAGAATTTCACCATCTCAACTACATAAATAATTCAGCCTCATCTCATTACTTTGCTTCGGAATGTGCATAtattaagatttttaaatattcccaCCGGATTTCCTATATATTtgattaatttccttttacCACAGCGTCAACACTCAATTATGTTTTATGAACCTGTAAATGTGGAATAAGGACAAAGTTAGAGACTCACATTCTTTTCAGGAAATTCATATGACGACATCATTTCCTATGACTTATCTCTATGCTCATTATTTTACCTTTTGTCTCCCTCATGATTCAAAATACGTAACTTAATGCAGATTGCCAAATATTATGTAAACCAAAGTAAATGTAGGTTAGAATAATACCAAGCAGTATTACAAGTATGACTGTTCCCTTGACACTTTTTAAACGGCATCCCTCTCCCGCTTGTTTCTGTCTTATAGTTTATACCACTGATGATCATTAGACATTTTCCAAACAATTCAGTAGATCAGATGTATGAAGTAATCCACTTACCCTACCAGTGTTTTAGTACTCTCTAATTGTTACAATGTTCCAGTGAGTCTGGAATCACAAACAGCCAGAAGCTGGTTTATATCTGAAAGCCTTCTGGAATCGCATCCTACCTGGCTTCACGGAAGCTGCATTTAGGCATCTCTTCTTCCCCTACCCTCTGGTTTAAAAGATGTCTGTAAAATCCACTGAGATCCTTCTGTTTAGTCACATCCAGGTACgctaagagaaagaaaataaggttGGACTTACTGTGCCACAAATACTCATCAGACACAACTCAAAATTGGTAGACTGTAGTCTCCAGcctggaggttttcaagccCAGAGCAGAAAAAGCTCAAAGCAACCTGATTTGACCTCATAGCAGACCACactttgagcaggaggctggaacAGACGACCTTCAGAGGTCCACTTCAACCTGACTCATCTTATGATCCTATACCCTATTCTTTACACCTATTCTTGGGACACTGTACAGAATGTCTGAAGTAAGCATTGTAAGCATCATCATACCCCAGTCTTAGAGTCTTCCTTCAACAACAGACCGCTCCTCAAAAATTAAAAGTAGCAACCCAAACAGTACTTGACACACAAACAGAGGAGCTTCCTCTGTTCCTTTAGTAACATGTACAAAGGAAAGTAACACACAAAGCTGGATCTGATTCAGTATCTGCTATCTGGTCCTTTTTGATTTTAATTATCTCAAGCCTCACTGAGAGACCAGATGATGATGTTGTAAATCATGTATAACGCCATACTTATTTTTAAGGGGAATTATTTCAGTGTGAATCTCACCCTCAAGAGctgcctctcttctttctctttcctcctcctcagcccttTCTTGCAGCTTCTTTTTATAGGCTGAAGTCACAAAAGCCTCTTTGTGGGCAAACTCTCCTCCTTCCATTTCACgctctttctgaatttttctttccattcttttttcttgctcctTCTTTCtaatttcagctgctttgaGGATATTTTGGATATATCTGGGCTaaaatagaagggaaaaaaggtatCAGGCTGAGAGGTAATTGAGGTGGCTGAGAAAACACAAATTGGGATTGATGGAGATGTTGCAGAAAGTTGGTAATGGAAGAAAATTGACAGAAGCTAGTCTAACATATTCTCACACTGTTTGATAGCTATCTGAAATAAGCTGTCATTCCCTTTTAGATCACTAACATGTCATGCTTCCCAATAACAAAAGAGGTTGCTGTATTCAGTCAAAACATTCAGCCCATTTTTGACTAGGATGATTTTTGCTCTGActgaaatgaagtattttttgaTTTCTCACCcctctgtcttctgttttgtaATAGTCTTGCCTTTCTATTGCTGTAAAGGAGTGGGAATCTTCCTTTTATACGCACATGACCTGACAAGAGCTTTCAAATGAAAGAGAGTAAGTAACTATGAAAATATCACTTGTCAGGATAATTCAACAATGCTTTGAAACAAGGCATTGGGCTGTGGAAATTGGCTCACATTTCACCAATGAAAGTTAATTATTTTAGTCTTCTGACAGTCCTCCAGTAAGCACACTAGTGAGTGAGGAGGGATGATTTATGTTCATTGGCTTAATAACGAAAGAGTCCTTACTATCAGAAGTAGTATTGTTGCAGGGCCCATTGCCTCTAATCTAGTTATCCCATTGTAACATTCTCttcagaaatacacagaaagctATATGTGCATCATAAGTTGGGTGGGAAACTTGTAGACTGCCGCCCTCCAGAATACCACTGAGCAGGACTCTGAAGTATCTGATGAAATATTAGTTTTGCCAAAAGTCTTGCAAATTAATACCTGATATAACAGGATTTCAGCACAATACTTGCATGTCCCATGAGAAAATGCATTTGGCAAAGCTTAAAAGTTAATCAATCATAGTTATTCCAAACATACAGAGATAAGACAGACAGCATACATTTTCAGGTATCGAcctttttgtcatcttttccaGATAACACTCTGGCAttactttctttcttcttctgctgcatttcatCATAAATACTGTCATATTCATACACTGTAGCATCTTCCTCCAAAGCCTTCTGAATCTCCAATTtagtctaaaagaaaaaaaagggggaagagaagaaaagatacCAAAAAATGAAGCATGAAATTTGTActattttccaaaattttatTCCTATATTGTAATTTAAACAGATCTATAGTATAAACCTATCCATTGGAACACTGTGTGTAAATTAAAAACAGCCTAATCTACAAAGTTCTTGACGTGTTTACCAGGATTGAGAAGACAAACAATCAAATCATCACCCGTATTTGCAGTTATAGGAAATACACGAAGTAAAGCACAACAGTCAAAACAACACTGGAAACTTCTTAATGACCAAACTGTTCCTTCaaataatgtaattaatttttttcataaacacCATTTCAACTAATTTTACTGTCTGTTTTCATCTATAGTTTATCTCCCTTCCCTAAAGCTCCAAATAACAAATATGTACCAATGTAATTCAGGATACGATTCCATATGTCACAGTTCTaccttttgtttttacagtCAAGTTGGAAGTAAGAACTGTGAAACCgttcagtttttaaaagccctatcagaaaaaaacaactacTAGGGGAGCCCTTAGATCAGATCTCCTGACAACAGAAGAGGAATGCCGAACAGCACCCATAAAAGTTTCTCTCAAGCACATATTGcctccatcaaaaaaaaaaaaaaaaaagtgttaaatgTATGACGCataaatagctttttcttctaGCTATGTCTTGTATTGGTCtggaactttttaaaatgtaaaatttgtgTTTCTTCCGCACAATTTATTCCTTGATTACAGTAAAAGGCTCACTGTTggtatatatttaaatatttaaaacccCAATACTTTGTAACATTACattctaaaaatgaaacaaactgaGAAATTCTAAAAACATCAATGCATTCTATGCCACAAAACAAACTGTGACATCTTACATATTTAAGTGCTTGCATTGAGTAAACAGAaattttgttgtgttttaagTTATGACCAGCTCTGTGTTAAACCTCACTCACGCAGCTTTCATCAGGCAGCTCTTCAGCTACTCTGACCATAGCCAGGAGAATTTCAAAAAGAGCAATCTTGCCCAGAAAAGCGAAACAAAATCATTGCTAGAGGAATGGTTCTGAGAATTTCAAGTcgatttttaaagaaagtcttGTGCTGCAAAGAGCAATGCACAAAGACCATAAAATTatatggcattttttaaaagggtaaCTCTAACTCTGAAGTTGCACAATTATGTTTCTGCAATTATTTAATAAAAGGGAATGGATGCAGTAATTTCTTAATCTGCTATGGGCCTGAAGAGTCCCCACTGCATCTTACCTGTTTCATTGCTTGTTTTTTCAATGCTTCTTTCTGAAGACTTTCACCAACAGATGGctaaaagaaggaaacattgcagaaataaaattaattacattgaCACAGCTCATATTATTTTTCTACCATTCTAATGAACAATTATATAATAGTCCCATTACATAAGTCAGTCTCTCacttcaacagtatttttctgtaagaaaaactgaaagttCATTCACAAGCATACAATGAATCAGCCTTTTCAATGAACACATTATTGCAGAACCTcaacatatatatgtgtatatattttttttaatgaaaatggtGATGAGCTTAAGAACAGTATTTCAATGACATGTGTACCTCAAAAGCTGCACAAAATTTCATGCCATTTCACAAAACAAGTAATCTCTGTTCAAGAAATGCACAGAGACATAGGTCTGTGAAAACTGTTTAGTTGCAATGCCTTCCTCCAGCCACTGCCATAAAACGGGCAGAAAAGACATACCCGTCTACTATGGCAAGGGTCAGTCTGTTGGTGCAAGAAGCTAGCACATCAGCAGGCAAAACATCTAGCAAAGGACAGCTAAAGCCAGTACTGAAACAAATTCCTAAAAGAAGGATACTTCTAATACATCTCTTCACTCCTGAACACTACAATTCTTTCAggttttgccattaaaaaaaacaacaagaaaaaaggaaaacacagaacacaaaccccccaaatcaaaataaattggAATGATACCTTCCTACCAATTTATAtatcaaaaatgttttaatgttcTTAGGAATTCTATGTTTGTGAATAAAGAAGGATAAATGTTctcaatgactttttaaattgtatttctaATAGTCTGTGAAATAGATAGGTGCTATTCAGAATATACATACTCTTCTTCCAGCATGTAAATGTCATCAGACATGTAGAAGTCACGAGCAGACATTCTTACTGACAATCACATgaaaaaactgtatttataaTAAAAGACAAATATCCAAATGGATATGGCACTTGATTTCAAGTTTGATCTCTATCATTAGTTatctatttttagaaataagaaTACTGCTGATTTGAACAGCACGTACTTCAAAtgttaatgtttcatttttcaagatTAATACGCTAAAAACCAGCAGTACTGAACTTCCCTAAGAAAAAACATATCCActactgaaaacacattttctaatcatattgtcttttaaaaaaacctttgcaTCTTActtggttttgtcttttaattagTGTTGAACTAAACTGCCTATCTACCTTTTCTCATCCAATAGAT encodes the following:
- the NSRP1 gene encoding nuclear speckle splicing regulatory protein 1 isoform X1, yielding MAALSKQYGLIMPKKLPQKNLVSKKLSVFADDSDEEPSVGESLQKEALKKQAMKQTKLEIQKALEEDATVYEYDSIYDEMQQKKKESNARVLSGKDDKKPRYIQNILKAAEIRKKEQEKRMERKIQKEREMEGGEFAHKEAFVTSAYKKKLQERAEEEERERREAALEAYLDVTKQKDLSGFYRHLLNQRVGEEEMPKCSFREARIKEEKSDSCYDESNQRNKCPYERQQLKPSTKKESNPDADTDLGTDSSDDDKRHKNSKVNLKKKKRRESSVSSEEEAKRHESQRCSRSPSSSSVEEELHTKAHLTKRGESRPSRRGNDEQYREKDYERSKTHEKDHQREKEERHRYGDHTNKDNYRRREEQDDKQRGKERREREGRGREWRKAKDREEKGSEKERGKERIRNGKDRYNDREKERGEKCREKEDHVRERREKCGSDEKKYRERRESTPTSSEKHGETDLGKERKGKEREADEKGRSISGILSEQKRKAGEEGEKEEKKQAQKPPESMSKFAKRSNEETVMSARDRYLARQMARVSTKSYIEKEED
- the NSRP1 gene encoding nuclear speckle splicing regulatory protein 1 isoform X2, which codes for MLQCMNMTVFMMKCSRRRKKVMPECYLEKMTKRSIPENPRYIQNILKAAEIRKKEQEKRMERKIQKEREMEGGEFAHKEAFVTSAYKKKLQERAEEEERERREAALEAYLDVTKQKDLSGFYRHLLNQRVGEEEMPKCSFREARIKEEKSDSCYDESNQRNKCPYERQQLKPSTKKESNPDADTDLGTDSSDDDKRHKNSKVNLKKKKRRESSVSSEEEAKRHESQRCSRSPSSSSVEEELHTKAHLTKRGESRPSRRGNDEQYREKDYERSKTHEKDHQREKEERHRYGDHTNKDNYRRREEQDDKQRGKERREREGRGREWRKAKDREEKGSEKERGKERIRNGKDRYNDREKERGEKCREKEDHVRERREKCGSDEKKYRERRESTPTSSEKHGETDLGKERKGKEREADEKGRSISGILSEQKRKAGEEGEKEEKKQAQKPPESMSKFAKRSNEETVMSARDRYLARQMARVSTKSYIEKEED